GTTCAACACGGATGAGCGCTTCGCTCGGGCGACCATATTCCTGCACGGACACATCGCCGAGGCCGAGGCTCGAGAGCGAGCCCCGCACCTGGCCGATATCGATGGCGCTGTCGTTCGTGGTGCCGATTTCGACGGCAAGGCCGCCCTCAAAGTCGATGCCATAGTTGAGACCGACGCTGAAGAAAAGCGCGATGGAAGCCACGATGCCGAGGATCGAAAGTCCGTAGCAGAACTTGCGCGCCCCCATGAAGCCGATTTTGGTATTATCCGGAATAAGCCGAAGCATGGTGGTTCTTCCTCAGATATTGATTTTTTCAGGCCGGGCGCGATTGAGCCAGGTCGTCAGGATAAGGCGCGTCAGCACAACGGCCGAAAAGACCGAGGTGATGATGCCGATGCCAAGCGTCACGGCAAAGCCCTGCACAGGACCAGAGCCGAGGAAGTATAGCACGAAGGCCGCGATGAAGGTGGTGATGTTGGCATCGATCACCGTCGACATGGCCTGACCGTACCCTTCGCTGAGCGCAGCAAACGGCTTGCGCCCTGCGAGCTGTTCTTCGCGGATACGCTCGAAAATGATCACGTTGGCGTCGACCGCCATGCCGATCGTCAGCACGATGCCGGCAATGCCGGGCAGCGTGAGCGTCGCCTGGAAGATGCTGAGCGCGCCGAGGATCAGGAGAACGTTGGTGAAAAGCGCGATGTTGGAGATGATGCCGAACCAGCCATAGCCGAAGAACATATAGGCGACAACCGCCAGGAAGCCGATCACGGCGGCCACTTCGCCGGCAGCAATCGAGTCAGCGCCGAGGTCCGGGCCGACAGTCCGCTGTTCCATCACTTCAAGCGGTACGGGCAGCGCACCGGCTTTCAGGAGGGTTGCCAGTTCCTGCGCTTCCTGAACCCCGCCTATCCCGGTGATCTGGCCTGAGCCGCCAAGAATGGCGGTGATGATGCGCGGGGCGCTAATGATTTCATTATCAAGGACGATGGCAAACGGCCGACCCACATTCTCGCGGGTATGGTTGCCGAAACGGCGCGCGCCCGAAGTATTGAAGGCAAAGGCCACTGCAGGCTGGCCGTTCTGGTCGAACGCCGCCTTGGCATCAACGAGATCGTCACCCGAAACGATGGCGCGCTTTTCGATGACCATCTCACCGCCACCGCGCACCGGCACTGCTTTTTCGCTGGACCGGATACGGCCACGGGCTATGTCGTCGGGCGTGATGTTGGTATTCACGTCATGGAAGCTGAGCTTTGCGGCGGTCGAAATCACGCTCAGCAGGCGCTGCGGGTCGCTTTCGCCCGGCACCTGCAGGACAATACGATTGTCCCCTTGCGGCTGCAGGGTGATCTCGCGGGTGCCATCGGGGTCAACGCGCTTGCGGACCACCTCGAGCGCACGCGAAATCGCGTCGCGTGCCTGCATGCTGATGCCTTCGTCGGTCAGCGTCAGGGTGAACTTGCGTCCTTCCCGCTCCAGCGAGACTTCCTGCACGGTCGCGCCCATCATGCCGCCAAGGCCGGCACTTGCCTGCGTCAGCGGCAGAAGTGCGGTGCGCGCCTTTTCGATCATCTCGTCATCGGTTACCGAGAAGATGACCGAGCGGCCTTCGATCCGCACGCCTGCGAAGTTCACGCCTTTTTCGTTGCGGCGAATGTCACGTACCTGCCCCGCCAGATTTTCAAGGCGGCCTTCGATGATATCGTCCGTCTTGGCTTCCAGAAGAAGGTGAACACCGCCCCTCAGGTCAAGCCCCAGATTGAGCGTTTTCGAAGGCATGAAATCGGGCAGTTCCGCCCTTTGCTGCTCGGACAGAAAATTCGGGAGCGCGGCGATGAAACCAAACAGGCACACGCTCAGGATCAGCAGCAGCTTCCAGCGCGGATAAGTCGACATGGCGGGGTCCTCTCGTCACGGCGGCACCGGCGGGACTTGCCCCGCCAGTGCCAGGCCGGACTATTACTCTTCGGTCTTGGCGGGTTCGCCCTTGGCGCGGACTTCGGTCAGCGTGCTTTTCACAACGCGAACCTTGACGCCTTCGCTGATCTCGACCTCAAGCTCGTTGTCGTCCTTCACGCGCACGA
The Gimibacter soli DNA segment above includes these coding regions:
- the secD gene encoding protein translocase subunit SecD, which translates into the protein MSTYPRWKLLLILSVCLFGFIAALPNFLSEQQRAELPDFMPSKTLNLGLDLRGGVHLLLEAKTDDIIEGRLENLAGQVRDIRRNEKGVNFAGVRIEGRSVIFSVTDDEMIEKARTALLPLTQASAGLGGMMGATVQEVSLEREGRKFTLTLTDEGISMQARDAISRALEVVRKRVDPDGTREITLQPQGDNRIVLQVPGESDPQRLLSVISTAAKLSFHDVNTNITPDDIARGRIRSSEKAVPVRGGGEMVIEKRAIVSGDDLVDAKAAFDQNGQPAVAFAFNTSGARRFGNHTRENVGRPFAIVLDNEIISAPRIITAILGGSGQITGIGGVQEAQELATLLKAGALPVPLEVMEQRTVGPDLGADSIAAGEVAAVIGFLAVVAYMFFGYGWFGIISNIALFTNVLLILGALSIFQATLTLPGIAGIVLTIGMAVDANVIIFERIREEQLAGRKPFAALSEGYGQAMSTVIDANITTFIAAFVLYFLGSGPVQGFAVTLGIGIITSVFSAVVLTRLILTTWLNRARPEKINI